A genome region from Alkalimarinus coralli includes the following:
- a CDS encoding IS110 family transposase, producing MQLYCGIDLHSNNSVVSLINDNDTIVQEKRLDNDLNDISKLLAPYQSDIFGIVVESTYNWYWLVDGLMDEGYPVHLANTLAIQQYSGLKYTNDLTDARYLAHLLRLGILPTGYIYPKALRAIRDLLRRRLLLVKQRTAHHLSLQSMINRHTGERLNANKIKHLTEAELKAHFSTSAAQLTALTEWHMMKKLSQQITTIENFVLRECQQGELYSILLSIPGVGKILAMTILLETGPIERFPRVGNYSSYARCVPSDKVSNGKSKGKGNTKNGNRYLAMAFVEAAHYASIWNTDIKRAYQRRLKKSPTMVAKKAIANKLTRACYHMLKEKTMFDIKLAFG from the coding sequence ATGCAACTTTACTGCGGAATCGATCTTCATAGCAACAATAGCGTTGTATCGTTAATCAACGATAACGATACTATTGTTCAAGAAAAGCGTTTAGATAATGATCTCAATGATATCTCTAAACTACTAGCACCCTACCAATCAGACATTTTCGGAATAGTTGTTGAATCGACATACAATTGGTATTGGCTTGTTGATGGTCTAATGGATGAAGGCTATCCAGTTCATCTAGCTAATACGCTTGCCATTCAACAATACAGCGGATTGAAATACACGAATGATTTAACGGATGCGCGTTATTTAGCTCACCTACTAAGATTAGGCATACTTCCTACGGGATATATTTACCCTAAAGCTTTACGTGCTATTCGCGATCTACTAAGGAGAAGGCTCTTGCTGGTTAAGCAACGAACCGCTCATCACCTTAGTTTACAAAGCATGATTAACCGGCACACAGGTGAGAGGCTTAATGCGAATAAGATAAAACATCTTACAGAAGCAGAACTGAAAGCTCACTTTTCAACAAGCGCAGCGCAACTAACTGCGTTGACTGAGTGGCATATGATGAAAAAACTCTCTCAGCAAATTACTACGATAGAAAATTTTGTTCTCAGAGAATGCCAGCAAGGGGAATTGTATTCAATTCTACTTAGTATCCCTGGCGTTGGAAAAATACTGGCGATGACCATTTTGCTTGAGACTGGACCAATTGAGCGTTTTCCTCGTGTTGGAAATTATTCATCTTATGCTCGTTGTGTGCCTTCCGATAAGGTCAGCAATGGTAAATCAAAAGGGAAAGGAAATACGAAGAACGGAAATAGATATTTAGCAATGGCTTTTGTTGAAGCAGCACATTATGCATCTATCTGGAATACTGATATAAAACGAGCCTATCAACGCAGGCTGAAGAAATCACCAACAATGGTTGCCAAGAAAGCGATAGCCAATAAATTAACGAGAGCGTGTTATCACATGCTCAAGGAGAAAACGATGTTTGATATTAAACTCGCATTTGGTTAA
- a CDS encoding response regulator produces the protein MRKISVLMVEDEPEMRDLLRNTLQKVGIDTIGDAEDGKTALEAVVESGYDIVMLDIGLPDMDGLSVLQAMKRLNKNAFVVLVTADDSIESIQTAISSGANGYVVKPYSYEKILDVINNYMMTNNIGDDVIRDINNPM, from the coding sequence ATGCGCAAAATTAGTGTGCTCATGGTAGAAGACGAACCTGAAATGCGGGATCTCCTTCGGAATACACTGCAAAAGGTAGGGATAGACACCATAGGCGATGCCGAAGATGGAAAGACCGCTCTGGAGGCCGTTGTAGAGTCAGGCTATGACATTGTCATGTTGGATATTGGCCTTCCCGACATGGATGGGTTGTCTGTACTGCAGGCAATGAAACGGCTTAACAAGAACGCATTTGTTGTGCTGGTGACAGCGGATGACTCAATTGAAAGTATACAAACGGCGATTAGCTCAGGTGCCAACGGCTACGTGGTAAAACCCTACTCTTATGAGAAAATTCTTGATGTGATCAATAACTATATGATGACAAACAACATCGGTGATGACGTTATTAGAGACATTAACAACCCAATGTAG
- a CDS encoding toxin VasX, which produces MSESIPVPHVKKIAAHVNLNVMNTLVLEQPVRYHAIYPIGYALKSAQCADPALELKALPSQQSAIQQYTRSISDRTLVNAPLLPGWLYVFREGVLWKEFQVRADSETENTQTSLYEVDLEYEQTKDQRDAGGEACHYFLLPENAECEIAVSNIQWPWVLINQFGGLRNTPHPQEVDWPYLLPKHQLCRVDDDTRLYQWTATKAASRRKARFQSVSANNTSPHQSDEGISQAQLKAGFVPNILNVHAFSAVEPLTPAISPSVSQACVINVLDAEGFSRVLSYRYHCAWALLDDAQKLIATPYEESDELYKEFPYSSYYESALLAHQLYFSEEMGDAETLWQRDNLQLKNRNKLKLNDIQRALGVDLRRTIRELITQTGNDLADFLQGRYSTHGQDWLENLVAQLEDSWAYSEMPSNEQEDENKRLPYRHTRWETLSNLLLKLADHPASTCQYIDGTPAIRKEVSEGKTKDPGFQVVNAIIEGRHPLSALTLNQPQDIVFTYQRILQQLDEEYDDAKEDDPKLLSEQLRQLHRLTAKGVRKEDNLLEPAILNVSLATVQWVFAVAGQLFVGSNTLSVENLGNANSNGTIDAIRKLLNWVTDAHLNYVTFDEFIETQNNQPDGHVKKQKIIAHILSDMEKFKTEVSETDTPISPERYARNIQQDADEKTQHLTNKNQQYRNGYKRLIGPDAIDERITQLNAHVNRDRKIITDRNKMIRQLMGQQEKYCRSQIKNCQVPPDIDRHTVIVKLEREIKHHAKARTAAVERRSHAKLQIADFKELKVSLEKSRKQKKSAQQDSRELLKEVDSSHPLHDLKATDNKYFRDVKRVENEAALEIKRYQQQYQSNQDYKRQRQQQGIEVIETNTPEGRQLKAFLAQQREKLAGKLDQPITRIYTTEANFDEMRIEHGHKPNTIVFTPAQSTSMNAVQQGSYITVGAGGEHIYRGSEAQTVKSRQQGTVTVASMMVGLDMLNTFQLLSHWKSSDKKLEQGRNIVDALGALTGTSASIGELWKSLYESRQLNNQANTTSVLARRVNDSRFFNVGVLKVLPVTAAISGILVSGYDLAVANSKGDDVAKAHMAMVVSCTTMLAVAIWQSVAFLGPLGIAMAGASVILQNYVFKEDNMLDTWLEKGPFSEEKNAQHPRFRSIPWAQYQPHSEVSEGLKQRMGVERHSVWLGGSAIGKPTELKDAEGRYRKILSLSLPPYGISLILDQNYQLLGYKRLYANLPLDSVIFDDLTGDISVNDNGYKRLLGRIGKQLGESSWRIVDALVDNLPSMMAANNASNTRVRFEDDWGDEDKFTEPMKRYPAASLELLLNGLYPLNAEFELMPVEKKLVGRNRGRAGIDLYEMKGNRAKVTVDLPYFIEGESVLTIEIRVARDSEEEDKNDLPAIVYNDEKTIRKTNIASLPPYIGDKSSGSFKLNAESGLQYIQIIDFDKFSFDNTKNIHIGKEIELECWVKLGVNKFNKNDTKSHVAMPWRGADVWLSKSPSILSVQKSWLTIRAADTLRG; this is translated from the coding sequence ATGTCAGAATCGATACCCGTCCCGCACGTTAAAAAAATAGCGGCTCATGTAAATCTTAATGTGATGAATACACTGGTGCTGGAACAGCCGGTGCGTTATCACGCCATCTACCCTATTGGTTACGCGCTTAAATCTGCCCAATGTGCCGATCCGGCACTGGAACTCAAAGCACTACCCAGTCAGCAGTCAGCGATACAGCAATATACCCGCTCGATATCTGACCGAACCCTGGTTAATGCCCCATTACTGCCAGGCTGGTTATATGTATTTCGAGAAGGGGTGCTATGGAAGGAGTTTCAGGTACGCGCTGACAGCGAAACAGAAAACACTCAAACTTCACTTTATGAAGTTGACCTTGAATATGAACAAACCAAAGATCAACGTGATGCAGGTGGTGAAGCCTGCCACTACTTTTTGTTACCCGAAAATGCCGAGTGTGAAATAGCCGTAAGCAACATACAATGGCCTTGGGTGCTAATTAACCAGTTTGGAGGCCTGCGCAATACGCCTCATCCACAAGAGGTCGACTGGCCCTATTTGTTACCCAAACACCAGCTGTGCCGAGTAGACGATGACACGCGCCTTTATCAATGGACAGCGACAAAAGCAGCGTCCAGGCGAAAAGCACGTTTTCAGTCAGTATCTGCCAATAATACGTCGCCCCACCAGAGCGATGAGGGTATTAGTCAGGCCCAATTAAAGGCAGGTTTTGTTCCCAATATACTCAATGTTCACGCGTTCTCGGCAGTTGAGCCACTCACCCCAGCGATTTCGCCTTCGGTTTCTCAAGCGTGTGTTATCAATGTGTTAGACGCAGAGGGATTCTCGCGCGTGCTCAGCTACCGATATCATTGTGCGTGGGCATTATTGGATGATGCGCAGAAACTCATTGCGACGCCCTATGAAGAGAGTGACGAATTATACAAAGAGTTCCCTTACTCGTCCTACTATGAGTCAGCACTGCTGGCTCACCAGCTCTATTTTTCAGAAGAAATGGGAGATGCCGAAACGCTTTGGCAGCGAGATAATCTCCAATTGAAAAACCGAAATAAATTGAAGTTGAATGATATTCAACGGGCGCTCGGGGTTGATCTTCGGCGAACCATCCGCGAGCTAATAACACAGACAGGTAATGATCTGGCAGATTTCTTACAGGGCCGCTACAGCACGCACGGGCAAGACTGGCTGGAAAACCTCGTAGCCCAACTGGAAGATAGCTGGGCCTACAGTGAAATGCCCAGCAACGAACAGGAAGATGAGAATAAACGACTCCCCTACAGGCATACTCGCTGGGAAACCTTATCAAACCTGTTGCTGAAACTTGCAGATCATCCTGCGTCTACCTGCCAGTATATTGATGGTACACCGGCTATACGCAAAGAGGTGTCCGAAGGTAAAACTAAAGACCCCGGCTTTCAGGTGGTTAATGCAATTATAGAAGGGCGGCACCCATTGTCGGCCCTTACACTAAACCAGCCTCAAGATATCGTATTTACCTATCAACGGATATTGCAACAGCTTGATGAAGAATACGATGACGCAAAAGAAGATGACCCAAAACTATTAAGTGAGCAGCTTCGTCAGTTACACAGGTTGACCGCTAAAGGTGTGCGCAAAGAAGACAACCTGCTTGAGCCAGCCATTCTGAACGTGAGCTTAGCCACTGTTCAGTGGGTGTTTGCGGTGGCGGGGCAATTGTTCGTAGGCTCAAACACTCTGAGTGTAGAGAATTTAGGTAACGCAAATTCTAACGGGACCATTGACGCTATCAGAAAGCTACTTAATTGGGTGACCGATGCCCATCTTAACTACGTGACATTTGATGAATTTATTGAGACTCAAAATAATCAACCTGATGGGCATGTCAAAAAACAAAAGATAATCGCTCATATTCTTAGCGATATGGAAAAATTCAAAACCGAAGTCTCAGAAACCGATACCCCAATATCACCAGAGCGGTATGCCAGGAATATTCAGCAAGACGCAGATGAGAAAACCCAACACTTAACGAATAAAAACCAGCAATACAGAAACGGATACAAACGGCTTATAGGCCCCGATGCTATCGATGAACGCATTACTCAGCTCAATGCACACGTGAATCGAGATAGAAAAATTATCACAGACCGCAACAAAATGATTAGACAGCTGATGGGTCAACAGGAAAAATATTGCAGAAGCCAAATAAAAAATTGCCAGGTGCCGCCTGATATAGATCGTCATACAGTGATAGTGAAGCTGGAACGAGAGATTAAACACCACGCCAAAGCCCGAACAGCAGCCGTTGAACGCAGATCACACGCCAAACTTCAAATTGCAGATTTTAAAGAACTAAAAGTTTCGTTGGAAAAATCTAGAAAACAGAAGAAAAGTGCCCAGCAAGATAGCCGTGAACTACTAAAAGAGGTTGATTCCAGCCACCCTCTGCACGACCTAAAGGCAACAGACAATAAATACTTCCGCGATGTAAAGCGTGTAGAGAATGAGGCTGCACTCGAGATAAAGCGCTATCAGCAACAGTATCAGTCTAACCAAGACTATAAACGCCAGCGTCAGCAACAAGGCATTGAGGTAATAGAAACCAATACGCCAGAAGGGCGCCAGCTCAAAGCGTTCCTGGCTCAACAGAGAGAGAAGCTTGCTGGAAAATTAGATCAACCCATAACCAGAATATATACCACCGAAGCCAACTTCGATGAAATGCGCATTGAACACGGCCATAAGCCAAATACCATCGTATTTACACCCGCGCAAAGTACGTCAATGAATGCAGTCCAACAAGGTAGTTATATTACGGTCGGCGCTGGAGGCGAGCACATTTATCGCGGCAGTGAAGCACAGACGGTTAAATCACGCCAACAAGGGACGGTCACGGTCGCCAGCATGATGGTGGGGCTGGATATGCTCAACACCTTTCAGTTGCTAAGTCACTGGAAAAGCAGTGATAAAAAACTGGAGCAAGGGCGCAATATAGTTGATGCGCTAGGCGCGTTGACCGGTACCAGTGCCAGTATCGGCGAACTATGGAAGAGTCTGTATGAATCCAGGCAACTTAATAATCAAGCTAACACAACGTCTGTTTTGGCCAGAAGAGTGAATGATAGCCGCTTTTTCAATGTCGGGGTGCTAAAGGTGTTGCCAGTCACTGCTGCGATATCAGGTATATTGGTGAGTGGCTATGACTTGGCCGTTGCGAACTCCAAAGGAGATGATGTCGCTAAGGCCCATATGGCGATGGTTGTCTCTTGCACAACCATGTTAGCCGTTGCTATCTGGCAGAGCGTCGCATTTTTAGGCCCTTTGGGCATAGCCATGGCAGGTGCATCGGTTATTTTACAGAACTACGTCTTTAAAGAAGACAACATGCTAGACACATGGCTTGAAAAAGGGCCGTTTAGTGAAGAGAAAAACGCCCAACACCCTCGTTTTCGCAGTATCCCTTGGGCGCAATATCAGCCCCACTCAGAAGTCAGTGAAGGGCTAAAACAACGTATGGGGGTTGAACGCCATAGCGTTTGGCTGGGCGGGAGCGCGATAGGTAAGCCAACAGAACTAAAAGATGCCGAGGGCCGGTATCGAAAAATCTTATCATTGTCGCTTCCCCCTTACGGTATCAGCCTGATACTGGATCAAAACTATCAGCTGCTAGGGTATAAAAGGCTGTATGCAAACCTTCCCTTGGATAGCGTGATATTTGATGACTTAACAGGCGACATATCTGTAAACGACAACGGGTACAAGCGCTTGCTGGGTAGAATTGGCAAGCAGCTAGGGGAAAGCAGTTGGCGTATTGTTGATGCGTTGGTCGACAACCTTCCGAGCATGATGGCTGCAAATAATGCCTCCAATACCCGTGTTAGGTTTGAAGATGACTGGGGGGATGAAGATAAATTTACCGAACCCATGAAGCGATATCCGGCTGCAAGCCTTGAACTGCTGCTGAATGGGCTGTATCCGCTCAACGCAGAATTTGAGCTAATGCCGGTGGAAAAGAAACTGGTGGGTCGAAATCGAGGCCGAGCAGGAATTGATCTGTATGAAATGAAAGGAAATAGAGCCAAAGTAACGGTGGATTTGCCTTATTTTATTGAGGGAGAGTCTGTTTTAACAATAGAGATTAGAGTGGCTCGAGATAGCGAAGAGGAAGACAAAAATGATTTGCCTGCTATTGTGTATAACGATGAAAAAACTATTCGAAAAACCAATATTGCATCATTGCCTCCATATATAGGTGACAAGAGTTCAGGTAGTTTTAAGCTTAATGCTGAATCAGGGTTGCAGTATATTCAGATAATAGACTTTGATAAATTTAGTTTTGATAACACTAAAAACATTCATATAGGTAAAGAAATTGAACTTGAATGCTGGGTTAAGCTAGGCGTAAATAAATTCAATAAGAATGATACAAAGTCACATGTAGCTATGCCATGGAGAGGAGCTGACGTTTGGCTATCGAAGTCTCCGTCCATATTATCAGTTCAAAAATCATGGCTTACAATAAGGGCTGCGGATACATTGAGAGGCTAA
- a CDS encoding response regulator → MGYLIEQVKKPTKGTIDRVHRFQTLSSPSTRLCLWLITILCGLTPSLSSADELYSRQKVLELNDLQGSYAVNALVRVLEDPDNTLTLNDVRLPEKDQAFSRAEEGPLNLGYSESAFWIKLPIRYAGKKDSAEWWFQLDLPLLDYSELHLVVDDDNSPDRIISKSMSYDTPLNERDVDHVTQVYRFSLEKGEKATLYLKIHNNFSIHLPLAIYTPEGFATHIAIEELFYGAFIGAILIMTAYNMFMFISVREKSFLFYILYMMAYLVFLMTERVHGLSAWGEIPSILHKQNLSYYIWGSWFFALLMARSFLDTKEKEPGLDFVVKVFIYIVLVSMVVTAYADLTTGIQWAVFGTLLYAVLMAWMAYTVMMRGNAAARFYFVAWILNFGGVAIYALTVTGFIPFNFITGNSPHIGIVCQLVLISFALGDRLKVAQRQAVQANQQALDNMKRYRSLFDNAVEGIFQISLNRRFIDANPAMAKMLGYSSPKKMIKDVRDAISICYPFEDDLAKVIEVIEDGNEVYEMDARYIGRNGDICWATSTVRIIYDKKNNPLHLEGTFVDITERIERERVERESEQARLETEVAEASAAAKSQFLANMSHEIRTPLTAIIGYGESLLDDSLSDEEKHESSEVVVRSGKHLLQLINDILDHSKIDADKLDTEIMTVNLLTLLNEIKTYFDAKAAEKNIDFNLQYRFPLPSEIQTDPTRLKQILINLCSNALKFTEAGSISLMVSCDPLSRKLTIKVSDTGVGVKPEQLDKLFDPFAQAAPSIARQYGGTGLGLSISRRLAEMLGGSITATSVYGEGSEFEVTISTGPLDDTRFVRDRSELHSQRSKLQVITAPRLQGRIMYAEDNEVNRRLIKQLVSRTGASLTLVTNGAEALEAGTRNGQNFDLILMDIQMPVMDGRDATLALREAGVNTPIVALTANVMAQDIAEYKEAGCNEVMAKPVEKSPFYQMLSRYLEHDGEAEPLHIPQKDEATEMPALSGRVLLAEDNADNRLLMTRYLSKLGIATITAENGREAVSTAMRETVDLVLMDQHMPEMNGPEAVLLLRQTGFNRPILAFTASDESEELSKMSDAGCNGVVEKPVKLTQLYQVLSDYLPKGGAGNAGEQRENPWLDPDLLPIVQQFVKGVPERIEAMKHAFKDSNWKALCDQAHQVKGTAGALGFPAVTEKARQLEAALKQDQKDNIQGLFNTLVETTEQAVIEFKQAGLG, encoded by the coding sequence ATGGGTTATTTGATTGAGCAGGTTAAGAAACCAACCAAAGGGACAATAGACCGAGTGCACCGTTTTCAAACATTGAGCTCGCCATCAACACGGCTTTGCCTGTGGTTGATCACTATTTTGTGCGGGTTAACGCCATCGTTATCTTCCGCAGACGAGCTGTATTCACGGCAAAAAGTGCTGGAGCTTAATGACCTGCAAGGCTCTTATGCGGTCAATGCTCTCGTACGCGTGTTGGAAGACCCGGACAACACATTAACGCTTAACGATGTAAGGCTGCCAGAGAAGGATCAAGCGTTTAGTCGCGCAGAAGAAGGCCCTTTAAATTTAGGTTACAGCGAGTCTGCTTTCTGGATAAAACTGCCGATACGGTATGCGGGGAAAAAGGACTCCGCTGAGTGGTGGTTTCAGCTCGACTTACCGCTGCTGGATTACTCTGAACTACATCTGGTTGTAGATGACGACAACTCGCCAGACCGTATTATCAGTAAATCAATGAGTTATGACACGCCATTGAATGAGCGTGATGTAGACCATGTCACACAGGTCTACCGCTTTTCGCTCGAAAAAGGCGAAAAAGCGACGCTCTACCTGAAAATACATAATAACTTTTCTATCCATCTGCCTTTGGCTATCTACACACCAGAAGGCTTTGCCACTCATATTGCAATTGAAGAACTTTTCTATGGTGCTTTTATCGGTGCCATCTTAATCATGACGGCTTACAACATGTTTATGTTTATTTCGGTCAGAGAGAAAAGCTTCCTTTTTTATATTTTGTACATGATGGCGTATCTGGTTTTTCTGATGACAGAGCGTGTACACGGCTTATCAGCGTGGGGGGAGATACCCTCGATATTGCATAAACAGAACCTGTCTTATTACATTTGGGGCTCATGGTTTTTTGCCTTACTAATGGCCCGCTCTTTCCTTGACACTAAAGAGAAAGAGCCGGGGCTAGACTTCGTAGTGAAAGTGTTTATTTACATTGTCCTGGTCTCAATGGTTGTTACGGCTTATGCAGACCTTACTACCGGTATCCAATGGGCTGTTTTTGGCACTTTATTATATGCTGTTTTGATGGCGTGGATGGCCTATACCGTGATGATGCGCGGGAATGCTGCGGCGCGATTTTATTTTGTCGCCTGGATACTGAATTTTGGCGGAGTGGCCATCTATGCATTGACGGTGACCGGGTTTATTCCATTTAACTTCATTACGGGTAATTCTCCTCATATTGGTATTGTTTGCCAATTAGTATTAATTTCATTTGCACTGGGGGATCGCCTTAAGGTGGCCCAGCGACAAGCCGTGCAGGCGAACCAGCAAGCGCTGGACAATATGAAACGGTACAGGTCATTGTTTGATAATGCAGTGGAAGGCATCTTTCAGATATCGCTAAACCGGCGTTTTATCGACGCTAACCCTGCCATGGCCAAAATGCTTGGGTATAGCTCGCCTAAAAAAATGATTAAAGACGTCCGGGATGCCATTAGTATTTGCTACCCGTTTGAAGATGATCTGGCCAAAGTGATTGAGGTTATCGAAGATGGGAATGAAGTCTATGAGATGGATGCCCGCTACATTGGCCGAAACGGCGATATTTGCTGGGCAACCTCAACGGTGAGAATTATCTATGATAAGAAAAATAACCCTTTGCACCTGGAAGGCACGTTTGTTGACATTACTGAGCGAATTGAGCGTGAACGGGTCGAAAGGGAGAGCGAACAGGCACGGCTGGAGACAGAAGTAGCTGAAGCATCAGCCGCTGCTAAAAGCCAGTTTCTGGCGAATATGAGCCATGAAATAAGAACACCATTAACTGCGATAATTGGATACGGAGAGTCGCTGCTGGACGACAGTTTATCGGATGAAGAGAAACATGAGTCATCTGAAGTGGTTGTGCGTAGTGGCAAACACCTGTTGCAGCTGATTAATGACATTCTCGACCACTCAAAAATTGATGCCGATAAGCTCGATACCGAGATCATGACGGTTAATCTACTGACACTGCTCAACGAGATTAAAACCTACTTTGATGCCAAAGCTGCCGAGAAGAATATCGACTTTAACCTCCAATATCGCTTTCCTCTACCGTCTGAAATCCAGACAGACCCTACGCGTCTAAAACAGATATTGATCAACCTTTGCTCTAATGCGCTTAAATTTACTGAAGCGGGCAGTATTTCATTAATGGTTAGCTGCGATCCCTTATCACGAAAGCTAACAATAAAGGTCTCGGATACCGGTGTCGGTGTAAAACCTGAGCAACTGGACAAACTGTTTGATCCGTTTGCTCAAGCGGCACCCTCGATCGCCCGGCAATATGGGGGCACGGGCCTTGGCCTGAGTATTTCCCGGCGGTTGGCCGAAATGCTGGGGGGCTCGATTACGGCTACCAGTGTATATGGAGAGGGTAGTGAGTTCGAGGTTACCATTTCAACCGGGCCGCTGGATGATACCCGCTTTGTTCGTGACCGCAGTGAGCTGCATAGCCAGCGCTCCAAACTTCAGGTAATTACCGCTCCGAGGCTACAGGGGCGGATCATGTATGCAGAAGATAATGAAGTCAACCGGCGCCTAATTAAGCAATTGGTCAGCAGAACAGGCGCTTCGCTAACGCTGGTGACGAATGGAGCCGAAGCGCTTGAAGCGGGTACTCGAAATGGTCAGAACTTTGACCTGATCCTGATGGATATTCAAATGCCGGTAATGGATGGTCGCGATGCCACTTTGGCGCTAAGGGAAGCCGGAGTGAATACGCCGATTGTTGCGTTAACCGCGAATGTGATGGCTCAGGATATTGCAGAATATAAAGAAGCGGGCTGCAATGAAGTAATGGCTAAACCGGTTGAAAAAAGCCCTTTTTATCAAATGTTGAGCCGCTATCTTGAGCATGATGGCGAAGCAGAACCACTGCATATCCCGCAAAAAGACGAAGCTACAGAGATGCCCGCTTTATCTGGTCGGGTTTTGTTAGCAGAAGATAACGCGGATAACCGCCTGTTGATGACGCGTTATTTATCAAAGCTGGGTATTGCTACGATCACCGCAGAAAATGGTCGGGAGGCAGTCAGCACGGCAATGCGGGAGACGGTAGACTTGGTGTTGATGGATCAGCACATGCCTGAAATGAACGGGCCAGAGGCTGTTTTGCTACTGCGCCAAACAGGGTTTAACCGCCCTATTCTGGCTTTTACTGCCAGTGACGAATCTGAAGAGTTGTCGAAGATGTCGGATGCGGGTTGTAACGGTGTTGTGGAAAAGCCCGTCAAATTAACTCAACTCTATCAGGTGCTCAGTGATTACCTCCCCAAAGGTGGTGCCGGAAATGCGGGTGAACAGAGAGAGAACCCATGGCTTGACCCGGATTTGTTGCCTATTGTGCAGCAGTTTGTGAAAGGAGTGCCGGAGCGAATTGAAGCAATGAAGCATGCGTTTAAGGATAGCAACTGGAAGGCCTTGTGTGATCAGGCTCATCAAGTAAAGGGCACTGCGGGTGCGCTGGGCTTTCCGGCTGTAACGGAAAAGGCCAGGCAACTTGAAGCTGCGCTGAAACAAGATCAGAAAGATAATATTCAGGGGTTATTTAATACCCTGGTTGAAACAACAGAGCAGGCCGTCATTGAGTTCAAACAAGCAGGGTTGGGTTAA